One stretch of Hymenobacter chitinivorans DSM 11115 DNA includes these proteins:
- a CDS encoding 2TM domain-containing protein: MEAADRDPQLWRIAKARAKFKAHLFTYLVVNALLWGIWLLTDFSSGWQHTGRHFNYIPWPLWSTVFWGFGVLMQGIRVYSGFGGQQSEREYERLVREREGR, encoded by the coding sequence ATGGAAGCTGCCGACCGGGACCCCCAATTGTGGCGCATTGCTAAAGCCCGCGCCAAATTCAAAGCCCACCTCTTTACCTATCTGGTGGTAAACGCCCTGCTCTGGGGCATCTGGCTGCTCACCGACTTCAGCAGCGGCTGGCAGCACACCGGCCGGCATTTCAACTACATTCCCTGGCCACTCTGGTCCACCGTGTTCTGGGGCTTCGGCGTGCTGATGCAGGGCATTCGGGTGTACAGCGGCTTCGGCGGGCAGCAGTCGGAGCGGGAGTACGAGCGGCTGGTGCGCGAGCGGGAAGGTCGCTAA